From the genome of Papaver somniferum cultivar HN1 chromosome 2, ASM357369v1, whole genome shotgun sequence, one region includes:
- the LOC113350088 gene encoding imidazoleglycerol-phosphate dehydratase: protein MELSIPSHLGTLPSPSSQALKAKVRVFSNKYNLQFVNSNRFQKITKMESKQIATICSAASQAGENGSSIPASTFASRVGEVKRVTKETNVQVKINLDGTGITDSDTGIPFLDHMLDQLASHGLFDVHVKATGDIHIDDHHTNEDVALAIGTSLLQALGDRKGINRFGDFTAPLDESLVHVSLDLSGRPYLGYDLSIPTQRVGTYDTQLVEHFFQSLVNTSGMTLHIRQLAGKNSHHIIEATFKAFARALRQATEYDPRRQGKVPSSKGVLSRS, encoded by the exons ATGGAGCTCTCCATTCCTTCTCATCTTGGCACACTGCCTTCTCCTTCTTCTCAAGCATTAAAAGCTAAGGTTAGGGTCTTTTCTAATAAGTACAACCTCCAATTCGTGAACTCAAATCGTTttcaaaagattacaaaaatggaATCAAAACAAATAGCGACGATTTGTTCTGCTGCTTCTCAAGCTGGAGAAAATGGTTCCTCAATTCCAGCTTCTACATTTG CAAGTAGAGTTGGAGAAGTAAAAAGGGTGACAAAGGAAACGAATGTACAAGTGAAAATAAATTTGGATGGTACAGGAATTACTGATAGTGATACTGGTATTCCATTCCTAGATCATATGTTGGAT CAACTTGCATCACACGGGTTATTTGATGTACATGTAAAAGCTACTGGTGATATTCATAtcgacgatcatcatacaaatgaAGATGTTGCACTCGCTATCGGAACG AGCTTACTTCAGGCACTTGGGGATAGAAAAGGAATTAACAGATTCGGAGACTTTACAGCTCCTCTTGATGAATCTCTTGTACATGTTTCACTG GATTTATCCGGGAGACCTTATTTGGGTTATGATTTATCCATACCCACTCAACGAGTTGGAACGTATGACACCCAG TTGGTGGAGCATTTTTTTCAGTCTTTGGTGAATACCTCTGGAATGACCCTTCATATCCGACAG CTTGCTGGAAAAAATTCTCACCATATTATTGAGGCCACATTTAAGGCTTTTGCAAGAGCTCTTCGACAGGCTACCGAGTACGATCCACGCCGTCAAGGAAAAGTGCCAAG CTCCAAAGGGGTTTTGTCGCGCTCCTAA